Proteins encoded in a region of the Corynebacterium breve genome:
- a CDS encoding YceI family protein → MQNLNGTFVLDNAHTAINFVARHAMVTKVRGHFTDWNSTVVIDQDNPENNKAEAVINAASVNTGNADRDAHVQGEDFFDVMKFPEITFTSTKFNLDENGEGTVDGDLTIKGITKPVTLDVEVFGVEEDPFGNTRVGFEASTKVNRKDFGIDFDAPLNSGGMLVSEQVTLEVEGSGIKQA, encoded by the coding sequence ATGCAGAACCTCAACGGAACTTTCGTCCTAGACAACGCTCACACCGCTATCAACTTCGTTGCACGTCACGCAATGGTTACCAAGGTCCGTGGCCACTTCACCGACTGGAACTCCACCGTTGTTATCGACCAGGACAACCCAGAGAACAACAAGGCTGAAGCAGTCATCAACGCAGCTTCCGTAAACACCGGTAACGCTGACCGCGACGCTCACGTTCAGGGTGAGGACTTCTTCGACGTAATGAAGTTCCCGGAGATTACTTTCACCTCCACCAAGTTCAACCTGGACGAAAACGGCGAAGGCACCGTCGATGGCGATCTGACCATCAAGGGCATCACCAAGCCTGTTACCCTCGACGTCGAGGTCTTCGGCGTTGAAGAGGATCCATTTGGCAACACCCGCGTTGGCTTCGAGGCTTCCACCAAGGTCAACCGCAAGGACTTCGGCATCGATTTTGACGCTCCTCTTAACTCCGGCGGCATGCTGGTTTCCGAGCAGGTCACCCTTGAGGTCGAAGGCTCCGGCATCAAGCAGGCATAA
- a CDS encoding MarR family winged helix-turn-helix transcriptional regulator, with amino-acid sequence MANEARWLNDEEQEMWRAMLATFRKINRAMDETLLAGSDLSSSEFAVLVTLSEAEDCQLRLRDLCLGLDWDRSRTSHQITRMERRGLVTKRKSPGDARGVVVSLTDEGMRRLEQAAPEHVESVRRLVFDHMHQDDVASLKRFMKGVEAVNNVPGTPGFSGALVVNPPKK; translated from the coding sequence ATGGCAAATGAGGCACGATGGCTAAATGATGAAGAACAAGAGATGTGGCGTGCGATGTTGGCGACATTCCGCAAGATCAACCGCGCAATGGATGAGACACTTCTCGCAGGCTCAGACCTTTCTTCCTCGGAGTTTGCTGTCCTAGTCACCCTTTCTGAAGCTGAGGACTGCCAGCTTCGTCTGCGTGACCTGTGCCTCGGTCTCGATTGGGATCGCTCACGAACATCCCACCAAATCACCCGCATGGAACGCCGCGGGCTGGTTACCAAGCGTAAGAGTCCAGGAGATGCTCGCGGGGTCGTCGTTTCGCTTACCGACGAAGGCATGCGCCGGCTCGAACAAGCTGCGCCCGAGCACGTGGAAAGCGTGCGACGCTTGGTATTCGATCACATGCACCAAGACGATGTCGCGTCGCTGAAGCGTTTCATGAAGGGCGTGGAGGCCGTAAACAATGTGCCGGGAACCCCAGGATTTTCCGGTGCTCTCGTGGTGAATCCACCGAAGAAGTAG
- a CDS encoding PspC domain-containing protein — MFSRRLVRSRTDRMIAGVCGGIAETYGINATLVRLLFVAATLLGFSGVLLYIIAWFLMPEY; from the coding sequence ATGTTTTCCCGCCGCCTCGTCCGCTCCCGCACCGACCGTATGATCGCCGGTGTTTGTGGAGGCATCGCCGAAACCTACGGAATCAACGCAACCCTCGTCCGCCTGCTTTTCGTCGCGGCAACTCTGCTTGGTTTCTCCGGCGTGCTGCTCTACATCATCGCTTGGTTCCTGATGCCCGAGTACTAA
- a CDS encoding GNAT family N-acetyltransferase yields MVQDSVRWQIRLGTEADGVGDPPSPRGFTMVCYVDRLVGHAQVSESDGVYHLVDLFVEPEWSERGVDQALVTAVEAEVIARGATALTLVTKRAAFLAELGYQMTEDLPVALRPLNKPGHQPMMKELAQPVHPHPAVSVLPLRDGPKGLEVFVQHRVGTMDFAADAVVFPGGRVDPRDYDNQLTIAAEVSSAWSHTALPPADVLVSAAIREVAEECGIELAARNLVPWDNWVTPPGGRRRFDVAFFLTFVRPEQHIAWQNTTTEALRSAWESVKSLLDDNEAGWIRLMAPTKALLTELGTFDKVADALAYRPNITPVLDDDPVRPRPSTI; encoded by the coding sequence ATGGTGCAGGACAGCGTCAGATGGCAAATTCGACTGGGAACCGAAGCAGACGGGGTCGGCGATCCCCCAAGCCCGCGTGGCTTCACGATGGTCTGCTACGTCGATCGGCTCGTCGGCCATGCCCAGGTTTCGGAATCCGACGGCGTGTATCACCTCGTCGATCTGTTCGTCGAGCCTGAGTGGTCCGAGCGCGGAGTTGACCAAGCGCTCGTGACGGCGGTGGAAGCCGAAGTCATCGCCCGTGGTGCAACTGCCCTGACCTTGGTAACCAAGCGGGCAGCGTTTCTTGCTGAGCTAGGCTACCAAATGACCGAAGACCTTCCCGTCGCGCTCCGTCCCCTGAATAAGCCCGGTCACCAGCCGATGATGAAGGAGCTGGCGCAACCCGTACATCCCCATCCGGCGGTCAGCGTTCTACCGCTGCGCGATGGCCCCAAAGGTCTCGAGGTCTTTGTCCAACACCGCGTCGGCACGATGGATTTCGCAGCAGATGCCGTCGTCTTCCCAGGTGGCCGGGTGGATCCTCGCGATTATGACAACCAGCTTACCATTGCGGCTGAGGTGTCTAGCGCATGGAGCCACACCGCCCTACCTCCTGCGGATGTTCTCGTGTCCGCCGCCATCCGTGAGGTCGCCGAAGAGTGTGGAATCGAGCTCGCAGCTAGGAACCTCGTTCCGTGGGACAACTGGGTTACTCCTCCCGGTGGACGACGTCGCTTTGACGTGGCGTTTTTCCTGACCTTCGTGAGACCAGAGCAGCACATTGCGTGGCAAAACACCACAACCGAAGCACTCCGCTCAGCTTGGGAATCTGTTAAGAGCCTTCTCGACGACAACGAGGCCGGGTGGATTCGATTGATGGCTCCCACCAAAGCGCTACTTACCGAGTTGGGCACTTTCGACAAGGTAGCAGATGCACTCGCCTACCGCCCGAATATCACTCCAGTGCTTGACGACGACCCCGTGCGCCCACGACCATCGACTATCTGA
- a CDS encoding alpha/beta fold hydrolase: MLNPISSITKRTLGIAIAVFVAAAGVTSPAVAETPNIAWEHCPVHVDATNAECGRIEVPMHYDDPDGPKVSLGFLRIKAEAPGARRGVLFGNPGGPGGDAYSYFGTKDGYFSWPQDIRNEWDLIAVQPRGLAHSSPLNCEVDEPADPIQAMQLSSDAVLNAGGFSRAACEKSHPGFTSSITTENNARDWNEVRRALGEDQISIMGLSYGTYLGSAFATMYPQNTDRVVLDSAMDPALAWQGTIKVQKAGYEKTLHSYFEWVAANNDRFGMGDTPLKAYQYWSNKVVAETGTNPTVVPPPAQVGDLPPGLEFAGQAGADALTSSGKARVEGEGIVSRMLNPGANQAYSPLLAATRQLVPAPHFWEELAKATNGTGDLLAPQELSDELAAEMTAQATASSQLQAIQLCNENVYPADHSMIPAAVWANYVTGDIFDAPPALAAAGAMCNGTGPVTGLVPLDGSRLRIRPLQVQGTNDPQTPYQYRGGISEPMGTHLVTVHGPGHGHVGFGNKVVDQIVIDYLRGGEVSVTDAPGYFEAR, from the coding sequence ATGTTGAACCCGATTAGTTCCATAACGAAGCGCACATTAGGCATTGCGATTGCCGTGTTCGTCGCAGCAGCCGGAGTTACTTCTCCTGCTGTTGCCGAGACACCGAACATCGCTTGGGAGCACTGCCCCGTCCACGTAGATGCAACCAACGCTGAATGCGGCCGCATCGAAGTGCCAATGCATTACGACGACCCCGACGGCCCCAAGGTTTCACTGGGGTTCTTGCGCATCAAGGCCGAAGCTCCTGGGGCGCGCCGCGGAGTACTGTTTGGCAACCCCGGAGGCCCTGGTGGCGATGCCTATTCTTACTTCGGCACGAAAGACGGCTACTTCTCTTGGCCACAGGACATCCGAAACGAGTGGGACCTGATCGCGGTGCAGCCTCGTGGGCTAGCGCACTCGTCGCCGCTCAACTGCGAAGTCGACGAGCCCGCAGATCCAATTCAGGCGATGCAGCTTAGTTCCGATGCTGTTTTGAACGCCGGTGGGTTCTCACGGGCCGCCTGCGAAAAGTCGCACCCGGGTTTTACTTCGTCCATCACCACCGAAAACAATGCTCGGGACTGGAACGAAGTTCGACGCGCTCTCGGCGAAGATCAAATTTCCATCATGGGCCTTTCCTACGGCACCTACTTGGGCTCCGCTTTCGCCACGATGTACCCGCAAAACACTGACCGAGTGGTGCTCGATTCCGCTATGGATCCAGCACTCGCCTGGCAGGGCACCATCAAGGTACAGAAAGCAGGATACGAGAAAACCCTGCACAGCTACTTCGAGTGGGTGGCTGCCAACAACGATCGCTTCGGAATGGGCGACACCCCGCTTAAGGCCTACCAGTACTGGTCCAACAAGGTCGTCGCCGAGACGGGCACCAATCCCACCGTCGTCCCACCTCCTGCTCAAGTTGGCGACCTCCCACCCGGCCTCGAATTCGCCGGCCAAGCAGGTGCCGATGCTCTCACCTCGAGTGGAAAGGCGCGCGTCGAAGGCGAGGGCATCGTCAGCCGCATGCTCAACCCTGGTGCAAACCAGGCATACTCTCCCCTCTTAGCAGCAACTCGCCAGTTGGTTCCAGCACCGCACTTCTGGGAAGAGCTGGCCAAAGCCACCAACGGCACCGGTGATTTGCTTGCACCACAGGAGCTTTCCGACGAGCTCGCGGCCGAAATGACTGCCCAGGCCACCGCCAGCTCGCAGCTTCAGGCCATCCAGCTGTGCAACGAGAACGTCTATCCAGCCGACCACTCTATGATCCCGGCCGCGGTGTGGGCGAACTACGTCACCGGCGACATTTTCGACGCCCCACCAGCACTGGCCGCAGCAGGCGCGATGTGCAACGGCACCGGCCCAGTAACAGGCCTTGTTCCGCTCGATGGTTCTCGGCTGCGCATCCGACCGTTGCAGGTACAAGGCACCAATGATCCGCAAACCCCGTATCAGTATCGCGGCGGCATCTCCGAACCAATGGGTACACACCTGGTTACGGTGCATGGACCTGGGCACGGGCATGTCGGCTTCGGCAATAAAGTGGTGGATCAGATTGTGATTGACTACCTACGTGGCGGCGAGGTGTCTGTGACTGACGCCCCTGGCTACTTCGAGGCTCGATAG
- the argS gene encoding arginine--tRNA ligase has translation MTPADLAATIKDSTVSVLKAHDLDASVVPETVTVERPRNPEHGDYSTNIAMQVAKKAGTNPRELAGWLVDELANNPEIASADVAGPGFINLRLGAAAQGSIITAVLDQAEDFGRLDIYANEKINLEFVSANPTGPIHLGGTRWAAVGDSLGRVLEAAGAEVVREYYFNDHGEQINRFARSLVAAAKGEPTPEDGYGGDYIKEIADAVVAKRPDALSGDAEVVEENFRADGVEMMFEHIKTSLHDFGTDFDVFFHENSLFESGAVDKSVQKLKDNGNLYEADGAWWLRSSNFGDDKDRVVIKSDGNHAYIAGDIAYVADKFDRGHTLAIYMLGADHHGYIARLRAAAAAMGYDPERVEVLIGQMVNLVRDGKAVRMSKRAGTVITLDDLVDAIGVDAARYSLVRSSVDSSLDIDLALWASQSSDNPVYYVQYGHARLCSIKRKAEDAGVTFDDADLSLLTHDKEGDLIRTLGEFPGVIESAATLREPHRVARYAEELAGVFHRFYDACQILPKAGEGKEPIHSARLALAVATRQVLANALGLLGVTAPERM, from the coding sequence ATGACACCTGCAGATCTCGCCGCAACAATTAAGGACTCGACAGTTAGCGTCCTGAAAGCCCATGACCTTGATGCTTCAGTCGTACCTGAAACTGTGACCGTCGAGCGTCCACGCAACCCCGAACACGGCGATTATTCCACCAACATTGCTATGCAGGTAGCGAAGAAGGCGGGCACAAATCCACGCGAGCTTGCGGGCTGGCTTGTCGACGAACTGGCGAACAACCCGGAAATCGCTTCCGCAGACGTTGCCGGTCCGGGCTTTATTAACCTCCGTCTCGGTGCTGCCGCGCAAGGGTCGATCATCACCGCGGTGCTTGACCAAGCAGAGGATTTCGGGCGTCTGGACATCTACGCAAACGAGAAGATCAACTTGGAATTCGTCTCGGCCAATCCGACCGGGCCGATTCACCTGGGCGGAACCCGCTGGGCAGCAGTGGGTGATTCCCTAGGCCGAGTCCTGGAAGCCGCCGGTGCTGAGGTCGTCCGTGAGTATTACTTTAACGACCACGGCGAGCAGATTAACCGCTTCGCGCGCTCCCTAGTTGCAGCGGCCAAGGGCGAACCTACCCCAGAAGACGGTTACGGAGGCGACTACATCAAGGAGATCGCTGACGCGGTCGTCGCCAAGCGTCCTGATGCTCTAAGTGGCGATGCAGAGGTTGTCGAGGAGAACTTCCGTGCCGACGGTGTGGAGATGATGTTTGAGCACATCAAGACCTCCCTGCATGATTTTGGCACCGACTTTGACGTATTCTTCCACGAAAATTCGCTGTTTGAGTCGGGCGCGGTGGACAAGTCCGTGCAAAAACTAAAGGACAACGGAAACCTCTACGAGGCCGACGGCGCTTGGTGGCTGCGTTCGTCGAACTTTGGCGACGACAAGGACCGCGTGGTGATCAAGTCCGACGGGAACCACGCCTACATCGCCGGTGATATCGCTTACGTGGCCGACAAGTTTGATCGTGGCCATACCCTGGCGATCTACATGCTTGGCGCTGACCACCACGGTTATATTGCGCGCTTGCGCGCCGCGGCCGCTGCGATGGGCTATGACCCTGAGCGAGTCGAGGTACTCATTGGGCAAATGGTGAATTTGGTGCGCGACGGCAAGGCTGTGCGCATGTCGAAGCGTGCAGGAACCGTGATCACCCTCGACGACTTGGTCGATGCGATCGGTGTCGATGCGGCGCGTTACTCGCTAGTTCGCTCCAGTGTGGATTCCTCGCTGGATATTGATCTTGCGTTGTGGGCGTCTCAGTCATCCGACAACCCTGTCTACTACGTCCAGTACGGACATGCGCGTCTTTGCTCCATCAAGCGTAAGGCGGAAGACGCTGGCGTGACTTTTGATGATGCGGACCTGTCGCTGCTGACTCATGACAAGGAAGGCGATTTGATTCGCACCTTGGGTGAATTCCCTGGGGTTATCGAGTCGGCTGCGACACTTCGCGAGCCACACCGAGTTGCTCGCTATGCCGAGGAGCTAGCGGGAGTGTTCCATAGGTTTTACGACGCATGCCAGATTTTGCCCAAGGCAGGGGAGGGCAAAGAACCGATTCACTCGGCTCGTTTGGCCTTGGCAGTTGCAACCCGTCAGGTCTTGGCAAATGCGCTGGGGCTACTCGGCGTGACCGCACCGGAAAGAATGTAA